The following is a genomic window from Algiphilus aromaticivorans DG1253.
TGGCGCTGGTCTTCCTCGCGTCGGCGCTGTTCTTCCGCTCCGTCTTGCTCGGACTGCTGGCGACGCTGCCGGTGGCCTTCGCGGTGCTGATGGTTTTCGCCGTGATGGGCTACGCCGGCATCTGGCTGGGCATCGGCACCTCCATGTTCGCGGCCATCGCCATCGGCCTGGGCGTGGACTTCGCCATTCACACCCTGGACCGGCTGCGCCACCTGCTCGGCGAGCAGGGCATGGCCTACGGCGACGCCGTCGCCGCCTCTTTCCGACCACCGGCCGCGCGCTGCTCTTCAACCTGCTCGCGCTCGCGCTCGGCTTCGGCGTGCTGATGAGCTCCTCGGTGCCGCCGCTGCAGGACTTCGGCCTGCTGGTGGCCGTCGCCGTCGTCACCAGCTTCGCCGCCAGCCTCACCGCCCTGCCGGCGCTGATTGCGCTCATCGGCCCGCAGCGCCTGTTTCCCACCACTAGCTCGAAGGATGACCCCATGCCCGCCAAGCCCCAGCAACAGGGCGGCTTTGTCCGCCTGCGCCCCCTCGTCGTGCTCGTCGCCATCGCCGTCGCGCGGCGTCGGTACAAGCCCAGGACGCTCTGCCCGACGGCCCGCAGCTCATGTCCACCGTCGACGCACGCGACGAGGGCGTCACCCAGAAGTCACGCATCCACTTTTTGCTGACCGACCGCCAGGGCCGCAGCCGCGAGCAGGAAGCGGTCACCCTGCGTCGCTACGAAGGCGACGACAAGAAGCAGGTGCTGTTCTACCGCGAGCCCAGCAACATTCGCGGCACCGCCTTCCTGACCTACGACTATGCGACCCCGAGCGCGACGACGATCAGTGGCTGTATCTGCCGGCCGCGCGCAAGACGCGCCGCATCTCGGCCTCGGAC
Proteins encoded in this region:
- a CDS encoding MMPL family transporter: MLALALGFGVLMSSSVPPLQDFGLLVAVAVVTSFAASLTALPALIALIGPQRLFPTTSSKDDPMPAKPQQQGGFVRLRPLVVLVAIAVARRRYKPRTLCPTARSSCPPSTHATRASPRSHASTFC
- a CDS encoding LolA-like protein, producing the protein MLTDRQGRSREQEAVTLRRYEGDDKKQVLFYREPSNIRGTAFLTYDYATPSATTISGCICRPRARRAASRPRTGATISWAPT